Proteins from a single region of Spodoptera frugiperda isolate SF20-4 chromosome 8, AGI-APGP_CSIRO_Sfru_2.0, whole genome shotgun sequence:
- the LOC118275335 gene encoding uncharacterized protein C14orf119 isoform X3 translates to MSAPGLTSEAQLRYMLQWFGEFSELQREDFLPVLAAARGDKPDQLAASMASITCDDKPVSLFQCRIKLFNEWFPTWAEEEQDRLIKSVSETDPEFGKKLQDVMLNGPQVNGDQNGFFEYHTPAPEEEKKTEDSETWNNEENGHAEVEEPAAEPAVPENIPVEIAAAS, encoded by the exons ATGTCGGCCCCCGGTTTAACTTCAGAAGCCCAGCTGCGGTACATGCTGCAGTGGTTCGGAGAATTCAGTGAGCTGCAGAGGGAGGACTTCCTGCCAGTGCTGGCCGCTGCACGGGGAGACAAACCCGATCAGCTGGCTGCTTCAATGGCCTCTATAACTTGTGATGACAAGCCTGTCAGCCTTTTCCAGTGTCGG ATAAAACTATTCAACGAGTGGTTTCCAACTTGGGCTGAGGAGGAACAAGACAGGCTGATTAAGAGTGTCTCCGAGACAGACCCTGAGTTCGGAAAGAAATTGCAGGATGTCATGTTAAACGGACCACAGGTAAATGGTGATCAGAACGGATTCTTCGAATATCATACACCAGCTCCGGAGGAAGAGAAAAAGACTGAAGACAGTGAGACCTGGAATAATGAAGAGAACGGACATGCTGAGGTAGAGGAACCTGCTGCAGAGCCAGCGGTCCCTGAGAACATTCCCGTAGAAATTGCAGCTGCATCTTAA
- the LOC118275335 gene encoding uncharacterized protein C14orf119 isoform X2: MLSDCVASEHRPLARRMSAPGLTSEAQLRYMLQWFGEFSELQREDFLPVLAAARGDKPDQLAASMASITCDDKPVSLFQCRIKLFNEWFPTWAEEEQDRLIKSVSETDPEFGKKLQDVMLNGPQVNGDQNGFFEYHTPAPEEEKKTEDSETWNNEENGHAEVEEPAAEPAVPENIPVEIAAAS, from the exons ATGTTATCAG ATTGTGTAGCAAGTGAGCACCGCCCGCTCGCCCGAAGGATGTCGGCCCCCGGTTTAACTTCAGAAGCCCAGCTGCGGTACATGCTGCAGTGGTTCGGAGAATTCAGTGAGCTGCAGAGGGAGGACTTCCTGCCAGTGCTGGCCGCTGCACGGGGAGACAAACCCGATCAGCTGGCTGCTTCAATGGCCTCTATAACTTGTGATGACAAGCCTGTCAGCCTTTTCCAGTGTCGG ATAAAACTATTCAACGAGTGGTTTCCAACTTGGGCTGAGGAGGAACAAGACAGGCTGATTAAGAGTGTCTCCGAGACAGACCCTGAGTTCGGAAAGAAATTGCAGGATGTCATGTTAAACGGACCACAGGTAAATGGTGATCAGAACGGATTCTTCGAATATCATACACCAGCTCCGGAGGAAGAGAAAAAGACTGAAGACAGTGAGACCTGGAATAATGAAGAGAACGGACATGCTGAGGTAGAGGAACCTGCTGCAGAGCCAGCGGTCCCTGAGAACATTCCCGTAGAAATTGCAGCTGCATCTTAA
- the LOC118275335 gene encoding uncharacterized protein C14orf119 homolog isoform X1, translating to MALLLGSTVCLSVSDNCVASEHRPLARRMSAPGLTSEAQLRYMLQWFGEFSELQREDFLPVLAAARGDKPDQLAASMASITCDDKPVSLFQCRIKLFNEWFPTWAEEEQDRLIKSVSETDPEFGKKLQDVMLNGPQVNGDQNGFFEYHTPAPEEEKKTEDSETWNNEENGHAEVEEPAAEPAVPENIPVEIAAAS from the exons ATGGCTCTGTTACTCGGCTCCACTGTTTGTTTATCGGTGTCTGATA ATTGTGTAGCAAGTGAGCACCGCCCGCTCGCCCGAAGGATGTCGGCCCCCGGTTTAACTTCAGAAGCCCAGCTGCGGTACATGCTGCAGTGGTTCGGAGAATTCAGTGAGCTGCAGAGGGAGGACTTCCTGCCAGTGCTGGCCGCTGCACGGGGAGACAAACCCGATCAGCTGGCTGCTTCAATGGCCTCTATAACTTGTGATGACAAGCCTGTCAGCCTTTTCCAGTGTCGG ATAAAACTATTCAACGAGTGGTTTCCAACTTGGGCTGAGGAGGAACAAGACAGGCTGATTAAGAGTGTCTCCGAGACAGACCCTGAGTTCGGAAAGAAATTGCAGGATGTCATGTTAAACGGACCACAGGTAAATGGTGATCAGAACGGATTCTTCGAATATCATACACCAGCTCCGGAGGAAGAGAAAAAGACTGAAGACAGTGAGACCTGGAATAATGAAGAGAACGGACATGCTGAGGTAGAGGAACCTGCTGCAGAGCCAGCGGTCCCTGAGAACATTCCCGTAGAAATTGCAGCTGCATCTTAA
- the LOC118275331 gene encoding uncharacterized protein LOC118275331 isoform X1: MCACHLPYCSGRGRGLDGDGYRSGQSRRNGSSCSLIGQYDSRRSSDPRSGRDRRYDRRYHNPDAFDPPPGPAAAGYCGSLKTTICKSIEDACTYWRRLRNDRFHWELFKSVLWFTIGLKLFNDITRHITNQRKRRCRPRPKNC, encoded by the exons ATGTGTGCTTGTCACCTCCCTTATTGCAGCGGCAGGGGCAGGGGTTTGGACGGCGACGGATATCGCTCAGGCCAATCaaggcggaatggcagcagctgCTCACTCATAGGCCAATATGACTCTCGAAGATCCTCTGATCCTCGCTCCGGTCGCGACAGACGATACGACCGCCGGTACCACAACCCCGACGCTTTCGATCCTCCTCCCGGCCCA GCCGCAGCCGGCTACTGTGGGTCCTTGAAAACAACAATATGCAAGTCCATAGAGGACGCTTGCACATACTGGAGGAGGCTGCGCAATGATCGGTTCCATTGGGAGCTCTTCAAGAGTGTTCTGTGGTTCACCATAGGCCTTAAGCTCTTCAATGACATAACCCGCCACATCACCAACCAAAGGAAGCGCCGCTGCAGGCCGAGGCCCAAGAATTGTTGA
- the LOC118275657 gene encoding CLIP domain-containing serine protease HP8 has translation MLKFATTVTLFLQLLLQVQCLYSGDNCSVGNEFGVCLPLRQCRPIFEEVMRAGNPIPPHMSHKLHKLTCGFEAVMPMICCITSAQTQGDIITPDRITNTVGPGDDTETFTRGTLDNKNGPIFVDSHPNLRLLPQQCGNIESDRIWGGNRTRLYEMPWMVLLSYDSARGLKLSCGGTLINEWYVLTAAHCVSFLGTRLRLNGVVLGEYDVRQDPDCEMSDGKKYCAPNVKNVSIASVIAHPGYTPQSLVDDIALIRLAEPADFSLDSMKPLCLPVTSDLQRESLIGQNAVVAGWGVTEEGLESSVLLSVDLPVISNSDCMSAYRDSLKLKDTQLCAGGVKDKDSCGGDSGGPLMFPGKMGNFGVRYVQRGIVSFGSKRCGLGGFPGVYTNVAYYMNWILDNIRS, from the exons atgttgaagTTTGCGACAACCGTGACTCTGTTCCTTCAATTACTGCTACAAGTGCAATGCT TATACTCCGGAGACAACTGTTCTGTTGGCAATGAGTTCGGCGTCTGCCTACCCCTGCGGCAATGTCGCCCCATCTTCGAGGAAGTCATGAGAGCAGGGAACCCCATACCACCACACATGAGCCACAAACTACATAAACTGACTTGTGGTTTTGAAGCTGTTATGCCTATG ATATGCTGCATAACATCAGCTCAAACACAAGGAGACATCATAACCCCAGACCGCATTACCAATACAGTAGGGCCTGGAGACGACACGGAAACGTTTACCAGAGGGACCCTCGACAATAAGAATGGGCCAATCTTTGTGGACAGTCATCCCAACTTGAGACTCCTGCCCCAACAGTGTGGCAACATCGAGAGTGATAGGATATGGGGCGGCAATAGAACACGACTGTATGAAATGCCGTGGATGGTGCTCCTGTCTTATGATTCAG CTCGAGGACTGAAATTGAGCTGCGGTGGTACTTTGATCAACGAATGGTATGTCCTGACGGCTGCCCATTGTGTCTCCTTCCTGGGCACCCGCCTGCGGCTGAATGGAGTCGTCCTCGGCGAATATGACGTCAGGCAGGATCCTGACTGTGAGATGTCAGACGGCAAGAAATATTGTGCCCCCAATGTCAAG AACGTGTCGATAGCATCAGTTATTGCTCACCCCGGATATACACCTCAGAGTTTGGTTGACGACATAGCTTTAATACGACTTGCTGAACCGGCTGATTTCAGTCTTG ATAGTATGAAGCCGTTGTGTCTACCAGTGACTTCTGATCTCCAGAGGGAGTCCCTAATAGGACAAAACGCCGTGGTGGCTGGGTGGGGAGTGACGGAAGAGGGCCTGGAGTCATCCGTTTTGCTGAGTGTCGACCTTCCAGTCATCAGCAATTCTGACTGCATGTCTGCTTACAGAGA CTCACTCAAGTTAAAAGACACTCAACTATGTGCTGGTGGAGTGAAAGACAAGGATTCCTGCGGAGGAGATTCAGGTGGACCCCTCATGTTTCCAGGAAAAATGGGGAACTTTGGAGTGCGGTATGTTCAACGAGGGATCGTTTCCTTCGGCTCCAAGAGATGTGGCCTTGGAGGCTTCCCAGGCGTCTACACCAATGTAGCTTACTATATGAACTGGATACTAGACAATATCCGCAGTTGA
- the LOC118275331 gene encoding uncharacterized protein LOC118275331 isoform X2 — protein MEEITENGRGRGLDGDGYRSGQSRRNGSSCSLIGQYDSRRSSDPRSGRDRRYDRRYHNPDAFDPPPGPAAAGYCGSLKTTICKSIEDACTYWRRLRNDRFHWELFKSVLWFTIGLKLFNDITRHITNQRKRRCRPRPKNC, from the exons atggaaGAAATAACTGAAAA CGGCAGGGGCAGGGGTTTGGACGGCGACGGATATCGCTCAGGCCAATCaaggcggaatggcagcagctgCTCACTCATAGGCCAATATGACTCTCGAAGATCCTCTGATCCTCGCTCCGGTCGCGACAGACGATACGACCGCCGGTACCACAACCCCGACGCTTTCGATCCTCCTCCCGGCCCA GCCGCAGCCGGCTACTGTGGGTCCTTGAAAACAACAATATGCAAGTCCATAGAGGACGCTTGCACATACTGGAGGAGGCTGCGCAATGATCGGTTCCATTGGGAGCTCTTCAAGAGTGTTCTGTGGTTCACCATAGGCCTTAAGCTCTTCAATGACATAACCCGCCACATCACCAACCAAAGGAAGCGCCGCTGCAGGCCGAGGCCCAAGAATTGTTGA
- the LOC118275332 gene encoding CLIP domain-containing serine protease HP8 isoform X2: MMKSLLEGTVVIACILIASSSNAGGQRCNGGASCIPLNECSGLHAQLQKGNTPQLTQLLRSLHCGFQGTDVPMICCPPEFLGGQSSTLSMRAGNPLDLLPNSRICGIQNNDRIVGGVQADIDEHPWMALIRYDKPVSWGFYCGGVLISARYVLTAAHCVKGADLPTTWRLTQVRLGEWNTTSDVDCFHDDCSGPVQDIPVEEIIAQENYDPQDSQQHHDIAMLRLAYNAQYNDFVKPICLPMTNELRNSFFEGFDLEVAGWGKTETRTESEVKLKVRVPVVSLNRCAAVYQRVSRTIESTQICAGGVQGQDSCRGDSGGPLMGQAPSANNWVVVGVVSYGPAPCGTQGWPGVYTRVGAYIDWILSKLRP; encoded by the exons ATGATGAAGAGCCTGCTAGAGGGGACGGTTGTCATCGCGTGCATTCTCATCGCGTCATCGTCAAATGCTGGAGGAC AGCGGTGTAATGGCGGGGCGAGTTGCATCCCTCTGAACGAATGCTCGGGTCTGCACGCGCAGCTACAGAAAGGCAACACACCGCAGCTGACGCAACTCCTGCGCAGCCTGCACTGTGGCTTCCAAGGGACCGACGTTCCTATG ATATGCTGTCCGCCAGAGTTTCTAGGTGGTCAGAGCTCGACCCTGTCGATGAGAGCTGGTAATCCTCTGGACCTCCTGCCAAACTCTCGAATTTGCGGGATTCAGAACAATGACAGGATTGTGGGAGGCGTACAGGCTGACATCGACGAGCATCCATGGATGGCCCTTATCAGATACGACAAAC CCGTCAGTTGGGGCTTCTACTGCGGAGGTGTCCTCATCTCAGCCAGATACGTCCTCACAGCGGCTCACTGTGTCAAGGGAGCTGATCTACCAACAACCTGGAGACT GACACAAGTACGACTAGGTGAATGGAACACGACCAGCGACGTGGATTGCTTCCACGACGACTGCAGTGGGCCCGTGCAGGACATTCCAGTGGAGGAGATCATCGCACAGGAGAACTACGACCCTCAGGACAGTCAGCAGCACCACGACATCGCGATGCTGCGACTTGCTTACAATGCGCAATACAATG ATTTCGTGAAACCCATATGTTTACCGATGACCAACGAGCTGAGAAACAGCTTCTTTGAAGGCTTTGACCTGGAGGTAGCTGGATGGGGCAAGACAGAAACCC GAACGGAGTCTGAAGTGAAGCTAAAGGTCCGTGTGCCGGTGGTCAGCCTGAACCGGTGCGCCGCCGTGTACCAACGTGTGAGCAGGACGATAGAATCGACGCAGATATGCGCGGGCGGCGTCCAAGGCCAGGACTCGTGTCGCGGAGACTCGGGCGGCCCACTCATGGGACAAGCGCCCTCAGCCAACAACTGGGTAGTCGTCGGCGTCGTATCCTACGGCCCCGCTCCCTGCGGTACACAAGGCTGGCCCGGAGTCTACACCCGAGTAGGCGCCTACATCGACTGGATCCTATCCAAACTGCGCCCATAG
- the LOC118275332 gene encoding CLIP domain-containing serine protease HP8 isoform X1 — MMKSLLEGTVVIACILIASSSNAGGQRCNGGASCIPLNECSGLHAQLQKGNTPQLTQLLRSLHCGFQGTDVPMICCPPEFLGGQSSTLSMRAGNPLDLLPNSRICGIQNNDRIVGGVQADIDEHPWMALIRYDKPVSWGFYCGGVLISARYVLTAAHCVKGADLPTTWRLTQVRLGEWNTTSDVDCFHDDCSGPVQDIPVEEIIAQENYDPQDSQQHHDIAMLRLAYNAQYNDFVKPICLPMTNELRNSFFEGFDLEVAGWGKTETQDAGSDSQQIYSGPNVAGTESEVKLKVRVPVVSLNRCAAVYQRVSRTIESTQICAGGVQGQDSCRGDSGGPLMGQAPSANNWVVVGVVSYGPAPCGTQGWPGVYTRVGAYIDWILSKLRP; from the exons ATGATGAAGAGCCTGCTAGAGGGGACGGTTGTCATCGCGTGCATTCTCATCGCGTCATCGTCAAATGCTGGAGGAC AGCGGTGTAATGGCGGGGCGAGTTGCATCCCTCTGAACGAATGCTCGGGTCTGCACGCGCAGCTACAGAAAGGCAACACACCGCAGCTGACGCAACTCCTGCGCAGCCTGCACTGTGGCTTCCAAGGGACCGACGTTCCTATG ATATGCTGTCCGCCAGAGTTTCTAGGTGGTCAGAGCTCGACCCTGTCGATGAGAGCTGGTAATCCTCTGGACCTCCTGCCAAACTCTCGAATTTGCGGGATTCAGAACAATGACAGGATTGTGGGAGGCGTACAGGCTGACATCGACGAGCATCCATGGATGGCCCTTATCAGATACGACAAAC CCGTCAGTTGGGGCTTCTACTGCGGAGGTGTCCTCATCTCAGCCAGATACGTCCTCACAGCGGCTCACTGTGTCAAGGGAGCTGATCTACCAACAACCTGGAGACT GACACAAGTACGACTAGGTGAATGGAACACGACCAGCGACGTGGATTGCTTCCACGACGACTGCAGTGGGCCCGTGCAGGACATTCCAGTGGAGGAGATCATCGCACAGGAGAACTACGACCCTCAGGACAGTCAGCAGCACCACGACATCGCGATGCTGCGACTTGCTTACAATGCGCAATACAATG ATTTCGTGAAACCCATATGTTTACCGATGACCAACGAGCTGAGAAACAGCTTCTTTGAAGGCTTTGACCTGGAGGTAGCTGGATGGGGCAAGACAGAAACCC AGGACGCTGGTAGCGACTCCCAGCAGATATATTCCGGACCCAATGTGGCAG GAACGGAGTCTGAAGTGAAGCTAAAGGTCCGTGTGCCGGTGGTCAGCCTGAACCGGTGCGCCGCCGTGTACCAACGTGTGAGCAGGACGATAGAATCGACGCAGATATGCGCGGGCGGCGTCCAAGGCCAGGACTCGTGTCGCGGAGACTCGGGCGGCCCACTCATGGGACAAGCGCCCTCAGCCAACAACTGGGTAGTCGTCGGCGTCGTATCCTACGGCCCCGCTCCCTGCGGTACACAAGGCTGGCCCGGAGTCTACACCCGAGTAGGCGCCTACATCGACTGGATCCTATCCAAACTGCGCCCATAG